A single region of the Sus scrofa isolate TJ Tabasco breed Duroc chromosome 17, Sscrofa11.1, whole genome shotgun sequence genome encodes:
- the SAMD10 gene encoding sterile alpha motif domain-containing protein 10 isoform X2, which produces MFTELRTKLSPPRGRSGAVRAGFGERRDVDATAHFSFCRTLLEHTVSAESIPCHLPRTPGTSLTWHDSRSQRAAGGRPVKLLQQPGTEAPQGRLYSDHYGLYHTSPSLGGLTRPVVLWSQQDVCKWLKKHCPHNYLVYVEAFSQHAITGRALLRLNAEKLQRMGLAQEAQRQEVLQQVLRLQVREEGRSLQLLSQASFGNMS; this is translated from the exons ATGTTCACGGAGCTGAGGACCAAGCTGAGCCCCCCGCGAGGCCGCTCCGGGGCTGTGCGCGCCGGCTTCGGGGAGCGCCGGGATGTGGACG CTACAGCCCACTTCAGCTTCTGCCGGACCCTCCTGGAGCACACGGTGTCAGCCGAGAGCAtcccctgccacctgccccgGACACCAGGCACCAGCCTCACGTGGCACGATTCCCGTAGCCAGAGGGCAGCCGGTGGCCGGCCAGTCAAGCTCCTACagcagcctggcacagaggcccCTCAG ggCCGGCTGTACTCTGACCACTACGGCCTCTACCACACCAGTCCCTCCCTGGGTGGCCTGACGAGGCCTGTGGTCCTGTGGAGTCAGCAGGACGTCTGCAAGTGGCTCAAGAAGCACTGTCCCCACAACTACCTCGTCTACGTGGAGGCCTTCTCCCAGCACGCCATCACCG gccggGCGCTGCTGCGGCTGAATGCAGAGAAGTTGCAACGGATGGGGCTGGCGCAGGAGGCGCAGCGGCAGGAGGTGCTGCAGCAGGTGCTGCGCCTGCAGGTGCGCGAGGAGGGGCGGAGCCTGCAGCTGCTCAGCCAAG CTTCCTTCGGAAACATGTCCTAG
- the SAMD10 gene encoding sterile alpha motif domain-containing protein 10 isoform X1, with amino-acid sequence MFTELRTKLSPPRGRSGAVRAGFGERRDVDATAHFSFCRTLLEHTVSAESIPCHLPRTPGTSLTWHDSRSQRAAGGRPVKLLQQPGTEAPQGRLYSDHYGLYHTSPSLGGLTRPVVLWSQQDVCKWLKKHCPHNYLVYVEAFSQHAITGAAGGLRGLRWREGCRGPWRPPPCSLLPPLHVNPSSWSLSLCRVSPSVCVCFHLALFCPVHPSLSFLCPLPFSLFLRISAAGCLSPSKPSLPLYLPLFLSVSPCPCPFTLSDFAFAFEAPQMASTAHPSLPPSQAGRCCG; translated from the exons ATGTTCACGGAGCTGAGGACCAAGCTGAGCCCCCCGCGAGGCCGCTCCGGGGCTGTGCGCGCCGGCTTCGGGGAGCGCCGGGATGTGGACG CTACAGCCCACTTCAGCTTCTGCCGGACCCTCCTGGAGCACACGGTGTCAGCCGAGAGCAtcccctgccacctgccccgGACACCAGGCACCAGCCTCACGTGGCACGATTCCCGTAGCCAGAGGGCAGCCGGTGGCCGGCCAGTCAAGCTCCTACagcagcctggcacagaggcccCTCAG ggCCGGCTGTACTCTGACCACTACGGCCTCTACCACACCAGTCCCTCCCTGGGTGGCCTGACGAGGCCTGTGGTCCTGTGGAGTCAGCAGGACGTCTGCAAGTGGCTCAAGAAGCACTGTCCCCACAACTACCTCGTCTACGTGGAGGCCTTCTCCCAGCACGCCATCACCGGTGCCGCGGGGGGACTGCGGGGGCTGCGGTGGAGGGAGGGGTGCAGGGGTCCCTGGaggccccctccctgctcccttctgcctcctctccACGTCAACCCGTCTTCctggtctctgtctctctgcagaGTCTCTCCcagtgtctgtgtctgttttcatCTGGCTTTGTTCTGCCCAGTCCATCCGTCCCTGTCCTTCCTttgccccctccctttctccctgttTCTCAGAATCTCTGCAGCTGGCTGTCTCTCCCCATCCAAACCCTCGCTTCCTCTCtatctccctctctttctgtctgtctctccctgtccctgccccttcACGCTCTctgattttgcttttgcttttgaagCCCCTCAGATGGCGAGCACAGCtcacccctctctccctccctcccaggccggGCGCTGCTGCGGCTGA